Proteins encoded together in one Cellulomonas gilvus ATCC 13127 window:
- a CDS encoding cellulose binding domain-containing protein, with protein sequence MSSSGKIRSWSRLLAVVLAGGALVGVQSPADAVPPGGETEPVTGNATWFDNLGAPYGGCGLPQDQLETQSWIALNVFDTPGDYAMYPRPMAAGDPKIGMWDNGRNCGRWVRVSIGDYCTGLNDGAAGQAFCRNGSWVADRYNGATLDMLVADSCGDPNAWCRDDPFHLDLAHAAINTFVKNGAPVGDLEPAHWGNRHVTWEFIEAPHYSGDIEIGFIQGSEKWWAGVSINHLPNGIHGIEHYADGAWVPTPMNVDMGQSFLLKPTTTGGTEYRIRVKDVTDAYLFGGREYSFSLPASCGGKCSAPRTVVPYTTTGGDAPTPTPTTTPTPTPTSDPTVTPTPTPSPTPTATPTPTPTRTSGPATCTATFRAVSTWPGGYQGEVTVTAGASALSSWTVTLSGASVSSLWNGTVTTSGSTTTVANAPYNGAVVASGTTSFGFIGSGSPGIPRLTCAP encoded by the coding sequence ATGTCGTCGTCGGGGAAGATCCGTTCATGGAGCCGTCTGCTCGCCGTGGTGCTGGCGGGTGGCGCGCTCGTCGGCGTGCAGTCCCCGGCGGACGCCGTACCGCCCGGCGGCGAGACCGAGCCGGTGACCGGCAACGCGACGTGGTTCGACAACCTCGGGGCGCCCTACGGGGGCTGCGGGCTCCCGCAGGACCAGCTCGAGACGCAGAGCTGGATCGCGCTCAACGTGTTCGACACGCCCGGCGACTACGCGATGTACCCGCGCCCGATGGCCGCGGGCGACCCGAAGATCGGCATGTGGGACAACGGCCGCAACTGCGGCCGGTGGGTCCGGGTGTCGATCGGCGACTACTGCACCGGCCTCAACGACGGCGCCGCCGGGCAGGCGTTCTGCCGCAACGGCTCGTGGGTCGCGGACAGGTACAACGGCGCGACGCTCGACATGCTCGTCGCGGACTCCTGCGGCGACCCCAACGCGTGGTGCCGCGACGACCCGTTCCACCTGGACCTCGCCCACGCCGCGATCAACACGTTCGTCAAGAACGGTGCACCGGTCGGTGACCTGGAGCCCGCGCACTGGGGCAACCGGCACGTGACCTGGGAGTTCATCGAGGCACCGCACTACTCCGGCGACATCGAGATCGGGTTCATCCAGGGCTCGGAGAAGTGGTGGGCCGGGGTCTCGATCAACCACCTGCCCAACGGCATCCACGGCATCGAGCACTACGCCGACGGCGCGTGGGTGCCGACCCCGATGAACGTCGACATGGGGCAGTCCTTCCTGCTCAAGCCGACGACGACGGGCGGGACCGAGTACCGGATCCGGGTCAAGGACGTCACCGACGCCTACCTGTTCGGCGGCCGCGAGTACTCGTTCTCGCTGCCCGCGAGCTGCGGCGGCAAGTGCTCGGCCCCGCGCACGGTCGTCCCGTACACGACGACGGGCGGGGACGCCCCGACCCCCACGCCGACGACCACGCCCACGCCGACACCGACCTCGGACCCGACGGTCACGCCGACGCCGACGCCCTCTCCCACCCCCACGGCTACCCCGACCCCGACGCCCACCCGCACCAGCGGCCCGGCCACCTGCACCGCGACGTTCCGCGCCGTGAGCACGTGGCCCGGCGGCTACCAGGGCGAGGTCACGGTGACGGCCGGCGCCTCGGCGCTGTCGTCGTGGACCGTCACGCTGTCCGGGGCGTCCGTGAGCAGCCTCTGGAACGGGACGGTGACGACGTCCGGGTCGACGACCACCGTCGCCAACGCGCCGTACAACGGCGCCGTGGTCGCCAGCGGGACGACGAGCTTCGGCTTCATCGGCTCCGGCTCCCCCGGCATCCCGCGGCTGACCTGCGCGCCCTGA
- a CDS encoding GNAT family N-acetyltransferase, translated as MTLVTRPAVADDVPGLARVHVASWRETYRGVMPDSVLDDDGLVARRERFWTAALTDERYRANRVATTTSDGTVVGVAMSGPPLDDDATWQQQLYVLYTYRAIHGRGAGAALLRAVLDPSDDAALWVADPNPRAQAFYLRQGFAFDGTTRLEDGVHELRMTRPARHHAGRSRAAAREAPGDTNEI; from the coding sequence ATGACCCTCGTCACGCGTCCCGCCGTCGCCGACGACGTGCCCGGGCTGGCCCGCGTCCACGTCGCGTCGTGGCGCGAGACGTACCGCGGTGTCATGCCGGACTCCGTGCTGGACGACGACGGCCTCGTCGCGCGGCGTGAGCGCTTCTGGACGGCCGCGCTGACCGACGAGCGGTACCGCGCCAACCGGGTCGCGACGACCACGTCGGACGGCACGGTCGTCGGCGTCGCCATGTCCGGACCGCCCCTCGACGACGACGCCACGTGGCAGCAGCAGCTCTACGTGCTCTACACGTACCGCGCGATCCACGGCCGCGGGGCAGGCGCCGCGCTGCTGCGTGCGGTCCTCGACCCGTCGGACGACGCCGCACTGTGGGTGGCCGATCCCAACCCCCGTGCGCAGGCGTTCTACCTGCGGCAGGGGTTCGCGTTCGACGGCACAACCCGGCTCGAGGACGGCGTCCACGAGCTTCGGATGACGCGCCCCGCTCGCCACCACGCAGGCCGTAGCCGCGCAGCCGCACGCGAAGCACCGGGCGACACGAACGAGATCTGA
- a CDS encoding fasciclin domain-containing protein yields MRIRRLVTSLAVTALAGGAALGLAPAASAATGTASLASVLAADGSGFDRNWYDFDIVDNAVAAVLAAKPDSPVAVLADGTVPLTAFLPNDRAFQVLALDLTHRWYGSEQKVFTALAQKVGIDAIEQVLLYHVVPGATIDSATALRSDGARLTTAQGGTVSVDVLSKRIPLVVLRDADRNDLNPLLVRSKLDINAGNAQIAHGISLVLRPADL; encoded by the coding sequence ATGAGGATCCGTCGTCTCGTCACGTCCCTGGCCGTCACCGCGCTCGCCGGTGGCGCCGCCCTCGGCCTGGCCCCGGCCGCGTCCGCCGCGACCGGCACCGCGAGCCTCGCGTCGGTGCTCGCCGCCGACGGCTCGGGGTTCGACCGCAACTGGTACGACTTCGACATCGTCGACAACGCCGTGGCCGCGGTGCTCGCCGCCAAGCCCGACAGCCCGGTGGCCGTGCTCGCCGACGGCACCGTCCCGCTGACCGCGTTCCTGCCGAACGACCGCGCGTTCCAGGTGCTCGCGCTCGACCTGACGCACCGCTGGTACGGCTCGGAGCAGAAGGTCTTCACGGCGCTGGCGCAGAAGGTGGGGATCGACGCGATCGAGCAGGTGCTGCTCTACCACGTCGTGCCCGGCGCCACGATCGACTCCGCCACGGCGCTCCGGTCCGACGGCGCCAGGCTCACCACCGCGCAGGGCGGGACGGTCTCGGTCGACGTCCTGTCGAAGCGGATCCCGCTCGTCGTGCTGCGCGACGCGGACCGCAACGACCTCAACCCGCTGCTCGTGCGCAGCAAGCTCGACATCAACGCGGGCAACGCGCAGATCGCGCACGGCATCTCGCTGGTGCTGCGCCCCGCCGACCTGTGA
- a CDS encoding NAD(P)/FAD-dependent oxidoreductase: MDGPRHHDVLVVGGGNAGISLAAKLLRDGCRNVAVVEPSTTHHYRPLLSYVASGMATLDDLRRPERDVIPDGVRWYPDAVTGVDPDASHVHLASGEVLHYTDLALCPGSQVDWDAVPGAEAAMATPAAATSYLPELAPMTWTLLSSLTSGTAVFVVSDRYVPCSPVALKPLLTAADHWRRTGVLDAIDIHLVHEGEALVGQERADRELRAAAAGFGVRVRLRTRVESVDPERRTVRLSGSDGPDELAYDALYVAPPHRAPAWLAASGLATAASAGFVAVDPYTLQHVGHPTVWGLGDAADVQTPPSGGALRKQVPVVAHNIAARRTGAPMRRYQGYTVAPVTTDRRRLLLAEFDRDGTPDPTFRFPDLVRPRRTLLAFDRFLEPPVYWHRLLKGKVS; this comes from the coding sequence ATGGACGGTCCCCGGCACCACGACGTGCTCGTCGTGGGCGGCGGCAACGCCGGGATCTCGCTCGCGGCCAAGCTGCTGCGCGACGGGTGTCGCAACGTGGCGGTCGTCGAGCCCAGCACCACGCACCACTACCGGCCGCTGCTGTCCTACGTGGCGTCGGGCATGGCGACCCTCGACGACCTGCGGCGCCCGGAGCGCGACGTCATCCCGGACGGCGTGCGGTGGTACCCCGACGCAGTCACGGGCGTCGACCCGGACGCGTCCCACGTGCACCTCGCCAGCGGTGAGGTGCTGCACTACACCGACCTCGCGCTGTGCCCGGGCTCGCAGGTGGACTGGGACGCCGTGCCGGGCGCCGAGGCGGCCATGGCGACGCCCGCGGCCGCGACGAGCTACCTGCCCGAGCTCGCCCCGATGACGTGGACGCTGCTGTCCTCGCTCACGTCGGGGACGGCCGTCTTCGTCGTGTCCGACCGGTACGTGCCGTGCAGCCCGGTCGCGCTCAAGCCGCTCCTCACGGCCGCCGATCACTGGCGCCGCACGGGCGTGCTCGACGCGATCGACATTCACCTGGTGCACGAGGGCGAGGCCCTCGTCGGGCAGGAGCGTGCCGACCGCGAACTGCGCGCTGCCGCAGCAGGGTTCGGCGTGCGGGTCCGGCTGCGGACGCGTGTCGAGAGCGTCGATCCCGAGCGGAGGACGGTGCGCCTGTCTGGCTCGGACGGGCCCGACGAGCTCGCGTACGACGCGCTGTACGTCGCGCCGCCGCACCGCGCTCCCGCGTGGCTCGCCGCGTCAGGCCTGGCCACCGCGGCGAGCGCCGGCTTCGTCGCCGTCGACCCGTACACGCTGCAGCACGTCGGGCACCCCACCGTCTGGGGGCTGGGCGACGCCGCCGACGTGCAGACGCCGCCCTCGGGAGGCGCGCTGCGCAAGCAGGTGCCCGTCGTCGCGCACAACATCGCCGCGCGGCGCACCGGTGCACCGATGCGCCGGTACCAGGGGTACACCGTGGCACCCGTGACGACGGACCGGCGACGGCTGCTGCTCGCCGAGTTCGACCGCGACGGCACTCCTGACCCCACGTTCCGGTTTCCCGACCTGGTGCGGCCGCGGCGCACGCTCCTGGCGTTCGACCGCTTCCTCGAGCCGCCCGTCTACTGGCACCGCCTGCTCAAGGGCAAGGTGTCCTGA
- a CDS encoding dihydrofolate reductase family protein: MGKLVYAANVSLDGYLEDESGAFDWSVPDEAAHAFWNEHERGIGTSLYGRRMYQTMRVWEDDDWLADEPAVVREYAQIWRDTDKVVYSTTLDAVSTARTRIERSFDPEAVRRLKEESTRDLSIGGATIAAEAFRHGLVDECVLLLCPVTVGGGKPALPRGMRLNLELLDHRRFANGVVYVRHAVRRTD, encoded by the coding sequence ATGGGCAAGCTGGTCTACGCCGCGAACGTCTCGCTCGACGGCTACCTCGAAGACGAGTCCGGCGCATTCGACTGGTCGGTGCCCGACGAGGCCGCCCACGCGTTCTGGAACGAGCACGAGCGCGGCATCGGCACGTCGCTGTACGGGCGGCGGATGTACCAGACCATGCGCGTCTGGGAGGACGACGACTGGCTGGCCGACGAACCCGCGGTGGTCCGCGAGTACGCCCAGATCTGGCGCGACACCGACAAGGTCGTCTACTCCACGACGCTCGACGCGGTCTCGACCGCCCGCACCCGGATCGAGCGGAGCTTCGACCCGGAAGCCGTCCGCAGGCTCAAGGAGGAGTCCACACGGGACCTGAGCATCGGGGGCGCGACGATCGCTGCGGAGGCCTTCCGGCACGGGCTCGTCGACGAGTGCGTGCTGCTGCTGTGCCCGGTGACGGTCGGTGGCGGCAAGCCCGCGCTGCCGCGCGGGATGCGCCTGAACCTCGAGCTGCTGGACCACCGCCGGTTCGCCAACGGCGTGGTCTACGTCCGCCACGCGGTCCGCCGCACCGACTGA
- a CDS encoding YqjF family protein produces MASVAGRTQVQSGAVLPEPVTPVAPAMHGPPLLRQSWCDLTFVHWRVAPDLVAPLLPAGTRPDEHDGSSWVGLVPFRMVGAGAGRGPGIPWLGTFPETNVRLYSVDARGRRGVMFRTLEASRLAFVLGSRAALALPYTWARMRVTEADGVLTYTSRRRWPGPRDAATHVVVRPGAPLAAGDPLADFLTARWALHTRAFGRTLRLPNRHEPWPLQSAELLRLDETLLAACGLPGLAGRPPDSVLFSRGVRTQFGPPTVVPTHSHPRPGG; encoded by the coding sequence ATGGCGAGCGTCGCGGGCCGCACGCAGGTGCAGAGTGGAGCCGTGCTGCCCGAGCCCGTGACGCCCGTCGCCCCAGCGATGCACGGCCCGCCGCTGCTGCGGCAGTCCTGGTGCGACCTCACGTTCGTGCACTGGCGGGTCGCGCCCGACCTCGTCGCGCCGCTGCTGCCCGCGGGTACGCGCCCCGACGAGCACGACGGCTCGAGCTGGGTGGGGCTGGTCCCGTTCCGCATGGTCGGCGCGGGCGCCGGGCGCGGACCCGGCATCCCGTGGCTCGGCACGTTCCCGGAGACGAACGTGCGGCTCTACTCGGTCGACGCCCGCGGGCGTCGGGGCGTCATGTTCCGCACGCTCGAGGCATCCCGGCTGGCATTCGTGCTCGGGTCCCGCGCGGCTCTCGCGCTGCCGTACACGTGGGCGCGCATGCGCGTGACCGAGGCGGACGGAGTCCTCACGTACACGTCGCGGCGACGCTGGCCGGGACCGCGGGACGCGGCCACGCACGTCGTCGTGCGACCGGGTGCGCCGCTCGCGGCCGGTGACCCGCTGGCCGACTTCCTGACCGCGCGCTGGGCGCTGCACACCCGCGCGTTCGGCCGCACGCTCCGCCTCCCCAACCGCCACGAGCCCTGGCCGCTGCAGAGCGCCGAGCTGCTCCGGCTGGACGAGACCCTGCTGGCCGCCTGTGGTCTGCCCGGGCTCGCCGGCCGCCCGCCGGACTCCGTGCTGTTCTCCCGCGGCGTCCGCACCCAGTTCGGCCCACCCACCGTCGTCCCCACCCACTCCCACCCGCGACCTGGCGGATAA
- a CDS encoding helix-turn-helix transcriptional regulator: MTRPTARVLAMLELLQAGGQRTVADLAEHLGVDERTVRRYAEHLTDLGIPVRSQRGRYGGYRLAPGYKLPPLMLTDDEAVAVVLGLRVAQRAGLATTDHAAAASALAKVSRVLPETLRRRLDHLLTTAQFTAPARAASPADADTLLDLTAAARARRTVAITYTAWDGRESQRDLDVYGVVFHAGRWYATGHDHARDDVRTFRVDRIASVRPGEGSFVVPAEFDARAQVEGGIAAAGWSHEVRVVLRTSPAEARERLPRSVGRLSDHPCGVLLETRAERLDGMARLLAGLGWDFEVLTPDALRDELVALADRLRTNATPTPPTW; the protein is encoded by the coding sequence GTGACTCGTCCGACCGCCCGCGTCCTCGCGATGCTCGAGCTGCTGCAGGCCGGTGGGCAGCGCACGGTGGCGGACCTGGCCGAGCACCTCGGCGTCGACGAGCGGACCGTGCGCCGCTACGCCGAGCACCTCACCGACCTGGGGATCCCCGTCAGGTCGCAGCGCGGCCGCTACGGCGGGTACCGCCTGGCCCCCGGGTACAAGCTGCCCCCGCTCATGCTCACCGACGACGAGGCGGTGGCCGTGGTGCTCGGCCTGCGCGTGGCCCAACGCGCGGGGCTCGCCACCACCGACCACGCGGCCGCCGCGAGCGCGCTCGCCAAGGTCTCCCGCGTCCTGCCGGAGACGCTGCGCCGACGGCTCGACCACCTGCTCACGACCGCGCAGTTCACCGCGCCCGCTCGCGCGGCCTCGCCCGCGGATGCCGACACGCTGCTTGACCTGACCGCGGCGGCCCGTGCGCGCCGCACCGTGGCGATCACGTACACCGCGTGGGACGGCCGCGAGTCGCAGCGCGACCTGGACGTCTACGGCGTCGTGTTCCACGCCGGCCGCTGGTACGCCACGGGCCACGACCACGCGCGCGACGACGTGCGGACCTTCCGCGTGGACCGGATCGCGTCCGTGCGGCCCGGGGAGGGCTCCTTCGTCGTGCCCGCCGAGTTCGACGCGCGGGCGCAGGTGGAGGGCGGGATCGCCGCCGCCGGCTGGTCGCACGAGGTGCGCGTGGTGCTCCGGACGAGCCCCGCCGAGGCGCGCGAGCGGCTGCCGCGCAGCGTGGGCCGTCTGAGCGACCACCCGTGCGGCGTGCTGCTCGAGACCCGCGCCGAGCGGCTCGACGGCATGGCCCGCCTGCTCGCCGGGCTCGGCTGGGACTTCGAGGTGCTGACCCCGGACGCCCTGCGCGACGAGCTCGTCGCCCTCGCCGACCGCCTCCGCACCAACGCCACCCCCACCCCACCCACCTGGTAG
- a CDS encoding alpha/beta fold hydrolase — MTTTYVLIPGFWLGAQVWRPVTDALRSQGHTVHAVDLTGMGERADLASRETDLSTHVDDVVHLLEQQDLHDVVLVGHSYGALVATGAADRVPERIARLVYVDSGPLPDGMAQADFDGPEARTANEALVEAGDGWRLPPPPWGALAAGVAGVDDEAVAALTAGSQAQPWRTATQPVALTGAWAHLPRTGVLCSFTLEGLRQMAPHAPTFAHMVDGDWTYVELPTWHWPMVSRPADLAEVLAAAGS; from the coding sequence ATGACCACCACCTACGTCCTCATCCCCGGCTTCTGGCTCGGCGCGCAGGTCTGGCGCCCCGTCACCGACGCGTTGCGCTCCCAGGGCCACACCGTGCACGCCGTCGACCTCACCGGCATGGGCGAGCGCGCCGACCTCGCGTCGCGCGAGACCGACCTGTCCACGCACGTCGACGACGTGGTGCACCTGCTCGAGCAGCAGGACCTGCACGACGTCGTCCTGGTCGGCCACAGCTACGGCGCCCTCGTGGCGACCGGTGCGGCCGATCGCGTGCCGGAGCGCATCGCGCGCCTGGTCTACGTGGACTCCGGTCCGCTGCCCGACGGCATGGCGCAGGCCGACTTCGACGGTCCTGAGGCGCGCACGGCCAACGAGGCGCTCGTCGAGGCCGGCGACGGCTGGCGGCTCCCGCCGCCGCCGTGGGGCGCGCTGGCCGCGGGCGTGGCCGGGGTCGACGACGAGGCCGTGGCCGCGCTGACCGCCGGGTCCCAGGCGCAGCCGTGGCGCACGGCCACGCAGCCCGTGGCCCTCACCGGCGCATGGGCGCACCTGCCCCGCACCGGGGTGCTGTGCAGCTTCACGCTGGAGGGCCTGCGGCAGATGGCGCCGCACGCGCCGACCTTCGCGCACATGGTCGACGGTGACTGGACCTACGTCGAGCTCCCGACGTGGCACTGGCCCATGGTCAGCCGCCCGGCCGACCTCGCCGAGGTGCTCGCGGCGGCCGGGAGCTGA
- a CDS encoding cold-shock protein, with the protein MPQGTVRWFDAERGFGFLAFDDGSDDLFVHASEVVNDDGSNLLREGQAVEFEVGEGARGPQARRVRVTGDHAADAPVGVLGTVSWYEPGKGYGFVTPDGGGAEIFVHSSAIVVGGVITEGQRVAFLVVEGEKGPQADHLLPLGADAGRQAASDGADGTVTWYDAEKGFGFVTPDAGGEDVFAHASALAGGATELVEGDRVTFDVAESDRGPQARNVRLVRGHGHRSAPARGRAGHGGRPAPGRRSDAPARGGEGVVVRYDDERGFGFIAPDAGGDDLFVHVSVIRGGEVLEEGDRVRFKVRQSDRGPQADAVELL; encoded by the coding sequence GTGCCCCAGGGAACCGTCCGCTGGTTCGACGCCGAACGAGGGTTCGGCTTCCTCGCGTTCGACGACGGGTCCGACGACCTGTTCGTCCACGCGTCCGAGGTGGTGAACGACGACGGCTCGAACCTCCTGCGCGAGGGCCAGGCCGTGGAGTTCGAGGTGGGCGAGGGTGCGCGCGGACCGCAGGCCCGCCGCGTCCGGGTCACGGGCGACCACGCGGCCGACGCCCCGGTGGGCGTGCTCGGCACGGTCTCCTGGTACGAGCCCGGCAAGGGCTACGGCTTCGTCACGCCCGACGGTGGTGGCGCGGAGATCTTCGTGCACAGCTCGGCCATCGTCGTCGGCGGCGTGATCACCGAGGGTCAGCGGGTTGCGTTCCTGGTGGTCGAGGGAGAGAAGGGCCCGCAGGCGGACCACCTGCTGCCGCTGGGCGCCGACGCGGGCCGCCAGGCCGCGTCGGACGGCGCCGACGGCACCGTGACCTGGTACGACGCGGAGAAGGGCTTCGGGTTCGTGACGCCCGACGCGGGGGGCGAGGACGTGTTCGCGCACGCCAGTGCGCTCGCGGGCGGTGCGACCGAGCTGGTCGAGGGCGACCGCGTGACGTTCGACGTCGCCGAGAGCGACCGCGGGCCGCAGGCGCGCAACGTGCGCCTGGTGCGCGGCCACGGCCACCGGTCGGCTCCGGCGCGCGGTCGCGCCGGGCACGGTGGCCGCCCGGCACCGGGGCGCCGGTCGGACGCCCCGGCCCGGGGTGGCGAGGGAGTGGTGGTGCGGTACGACGACGAGCGCGGCTTCGGCTTCATCGCCCCCGACGCGGGCGGCGACGACCTGTTCGTGCACGTCTCGGTCATCCGCGGCGGTGAGGTCCTCGAGGAGGGTGACCGCGTCCGGTTCAAGGTCCGGCAGAGCGACCGGGGTCCGCAGGCGGACGCGGTCGAGCTGCTCTGA
- a CDS encoding GNAT family N-acetyltransferase, with protein MGTYLETDRVVLRPFRADDADLLIELDSDPEVMRYLSGGEPTDPDVRAPGVMRGSGTGAPVGDTGRLQHRPPIKESPCPREPSAGSTPNEGSASSRSTTGPTTCSSTRPRW; from the coding sequence GTGGGCACGTACCTGGAGACCGATCGCGTGGTCCTGCGCCCGTTCCGCGCCGACGACGCGGACCTGCTGATCGAGCTCGACAGCGACCCGGAGGTGATGCGCTACCTCTCGGGCGGCGAGCCGACCGACCCGGACGTGCGCGCCCCCGGCGTGATGCGCGGGTCGGGCACGGGCGCTCCGGTCGGGGACACTGGGAGGCTGCAGCACCGCCCGCCGATCAAGGAGTCACCGTGCCCCAGGGAACCGTCCGCTGGTTCGACGCCGAACGAGGGTTCGGCTTCCTCGCGTTCGACGACGGGTCCGACGACCTGTTCGTCCACGCGTCCGAGGTGGTGA
- a CDS encoding TetR-like C-terminal domain-containing protein — MSDDEGQDARRADARDALAAALKARLLTEPFARVTVTHLTRDCGLTRQAFYYHFHDVQDLAAWVFETEVAEQVRLLASHDAWADGLVRLMGYLRENRSSTTAVLEGLGRAGLERFLFLQMRPVTAAVVQEVGGGGPASPVHRALVVDFYTSAVLAVVLRWVSQGMVEDPYRLVGDVELMLHGAVQESVARLDARGRRTQA, encoded by the coding sequence GTGAGCGACGACGAGGGCCAGGACGCGCGGCGGGCCGACGCGCGCGACGCGCTCGCGGCCGCGCTCAAGGCGCGTCTGCTCACCGAGCCGTTCGCCCGCGTCACCGTCACGCACCTGACACGCGACTGCGGCCTGACGCGGCAGGCGTTCTACTACCACTTCCACGACGTCCAGGACCTGGCCGCGTGGGTCTTCGAGACCGAGGTCGCCGAGCAGGTGCGGCTGCTGGCGAGCCACGACGCGTGGGCGGACGGCCTGGTGCGCCTCATGGGGTACTTGCGGGAGAACCGCTCGTCGACCACCGCGGTGCTCGAGGGGCTGGGCCGTGCGGGGCTCGAGCGCTTCCTGTTCCTGCAGATGCGGCCCGTGACCGCCGCGGTGGTCCAGGAGGTCGGCGGGGGCGGGCCCGCGAGCCCGGTCCACCGCGCGCTCGTCGTCGACTTCTACACCTCGGCCGTGCTGGCCGTGGTGCTGCGGTGGGTCTCGCAGGGCATGGTCGAGGACCCGTACCGGCTGGTGGGGGACGTGGAGCTCATGCTGCACGGTGCGGTGCAGGAGTCGGTCGCGCGGCTCGACGCGCGGGGCCGGCGCACGCAGGCCTGA
- a CDS encoding DUF5692 family protein, with amino-acid sequence MFLFDSIPWESWAMWFVVLGALIVLNEVTRRWKWAGIAFFVALPLFLTLFVWPSTAGEGSSTGTWFHWVKVYSALAGCLGFMLLRYVDKLAKNRWMLLFPALILAINICEAVIRDFQVAGLQGMHDGVFMVGGPWNYMNGIAGILNALTICGWAGIIVSRDKSKDMIWPDMLWFWIIAYDLWNFAYVYNCVGDHAFYAGAALLISCTIPAFFLKKGAWLQHRAHTLALWMMFTMAVPAFVTTSQFSVQSSHDETALFVVSALSLAANVAVAVYQVRTIVTRRRNPLRDELFTHLRPYREVLEANAPLPAAAATRAEQPLAHA; translated from the coding sequence ATGTTCTTGTTCGACTCCATCCCGTGGGAGTCGTGGGCGATGTGGTTCGTCGTCCTCGGCGCCCTCATCGTCCTGAACGAGGTCACGCGCCGCTGGAAGTGGGCCGGGATCGCGTTCTTCGTCGCGCTGCCGCTGTTCCTCACGCTGTTCGTCTGGCCGTCCACCGCGGGCGAGGGCTCCTCGACCGGCACCTGGTTCCACTGGGTCAAGGTGTACTCGGCGCTCGCGGGCTGCCTGGGCTTCATGCTGCTGCGGTACGTGGACAAGCTGGCCAAGAACCGCTGGATGCTGCTGTTCCCCGCGCTGATCCTCGCCATCAACATCTGCGAGGCCGTCATCCGCGACTTCCAGGTCGCGGGCCTGCAGGGCATGCATGACGGCGTGTTCATGGTGGGCGGCCCGTGGAACTACATGAACGGCATCGCGGGCATCCTCAACGCGCTCACCATCTGCGGCTGGGCCGGGATCATCGTCTCGCGGGACAAGTCCAAGGACATGATCTGGCCCGACATGCTGTGGTTCTGGATCATCGCCTACGACCTGTGGAACTTCGCGTACGTCTACAACTGCGTCGGCGACCACGCGTTCTACGCCGGTGCGGCGCTCCTGATCTCCTGCACCATCCCCGCGTTCTTCCTCAAGAAGGGCGCCTGGCTGCAGCACCGCGCACACACGCTCGCGCTGTGGATGATGTTCACGATGGCGGTCCCCGCGTTCGTCACGACGTCGCAGTTCTCCGTCCAGTCCTCGCACGACGAGACCGCGCTGTTCGTGGTCTCCGCACTCTCGCTCGCGGCCAACGTGGCCGTCGCGGTCTACCAGGTGCGCACCATCGTCACGCGCCGCCGCAACCCGCTGCGCGACGAGCTGTTCACGCACCTGCGCCCGTACCGCGAGGTGCTCGAGGCCAACGCCCCGCTGCCCGCGGCCGCCGCCACGCGCGCCGAGCAGCCGCTCGCCCACGCCTGA
- a CDS encoding Lrp/AsnC family transcriptional regulator has product MPPISRLELDTTDHRILEQLQRDGRLSVADLARAISLSPSATADRVRRLTDAGVITGYTATVDPEALGYPIMAFVRLAYPSGNYRPFHDLVATTPEIVEAHHVTGVDCFVIKVIARSMSDLERITGKLATLGGITTSVVYSTTVPRRNLLPA; this is encoded by the coding sequence GTGCCGCCGATCTCACGCCTCGAGCTCGACACGACCGATCACCGCATCCTCGAGCAGCTGCAGCGCGACGGAAGGCTGAGCGTCGCGGACCTCGCGCGTGCGATCAGCCTGTCGCCCAGCGCGACCGCCGACCGCGTGCGGCGGCTCACCGATGCGGGCGTCATCACCGGGTACACCGCGACGGTCGACCCCGAGGCGCTGGGCTACCCGATCATGGCGTTCGTCCGGCTGGCGTACCCGTCGGGCAACTACCGCCCGTTCCACGACCTGGTCGCCACCACGCCGGAGATCGTCGAGGCGCACCACGTCACGGGTGTCGACTGCTTCGTCATCAAGGTGATCGCCCGGTCCATGAGCGACCTCGAGCGCATCACCGGCAAGCTCGCGACGCTCGGCGGCATCACCACGAGCGTCGTGTACTCGACCACGGTCCCGCGCCGGAACCTCCTGCCCGCCTGA